Within Saccharomyces paradoxus chromosome X, complete sequence, the genomic segment CAGTGtttaaagattttttttttacatctGCTCGCCGACGATCTCTTGCTCGGGGGGACTATCATCGGACAGGGAAAATTCCTTTCTTCCTTAGTTTCTCCTTATCGCCGCGGAGGTACGCGGGACGCCAATAATCAAGTACGCATTCTTTCCTTAAACTAACTAATAAATAGTCTTGGTTCCCTAAATTGGCTAATAAACgttctaattttttaaattagACGTTATGGATCACTGTTAGCCACATAAATATAAGATCAACGACACAAGaccctttttctttacaagAATATATTCAGGGACAGTCCTTATATAGTGTTGGCGCTCACCTTTTTTCTACCCACGTTTTGTAGATGCAACGCCTACTTGTCTTGATCAACATCATTATTTTATGCTTTTGAGGTACAGTAGTTAGCCGTACGTTTTCTAAATTCTCTGAAAATGTAAGCGCGGCATTTACTGTCACTCAGGGAACATCTTGAGGTTCTTTTGACATCCGTATTCTTGTTGCGAGCATAATCTCTCCCCCTCCCCCTTTTTTTACTGAAAATATGTACAAAACTGCCGTGAGGGATAACATTGGCCAAATTACTCCAACCCCATACGGGCCGTGGCGAATAAGgataagaaaacaagaatgTGTAGATAACATATGATAcgaatttctttttcattttcttgcGGCTAGTATTGTGCTGTACGCGCTATGGTGCATTCTATGGGTGATGTTTATGGCTTTTAGTCACTATCACTACTTTTCTTTAGCCGCCCACCTCCTGCTGCCCATTTTATCCTAGCTCTCCATCCATACATCCTGTTTAACCCATACATGTCAATTAcgtttctctttttttggtgtCAGGTGTAGTTTAGCGCAAGATTTTTAGTCTTTCGATTGAATCGCGCATTCGTTTATGATGATATATTACCTTTCCGACAGGAAACTCAGGCCCATTGGGAGAGTTCCGACTTGCCTAGGAGGActagtttgaaaaatttggaatttCATTTGAGAATCAATGTATATTACTGCCATTACACTTGTACGGTTATTCATTACTTAAATACAAcagaataaaaaaggatacACAAccaagcaaaaaaaatgtatgcaatcaaaattaaagaattgGATGACTGAATGTTATCATATTGGAGTTAGCTGGAATATATGGTAAGCTTGAACTGAATGAATAGATAGTACTGGAATTGATGAACCACGAAATTTCGCAGCTGAGAGGAATGAAAAAAGGCAAGATATGGCAGTAACGATTCTTGACGCAACCTCACCAATTGCTTACCAAAACTCAATATGACTACATCAAATCAATTATTGGGCAAGTTTTTAGTTTACTAACAAATATTACcatcttattttttttacaggGCTAAGAGAACAAAGAAGGTCGGTATCACAGGTAAATACGGTGTCCGTTATGGTTCATCATTGAGAAGACAGGTCAAGAAGTTGGAAATCCAACAACATGCCAGATATGACTGTTCCTTCTGTGGTAAGAAGACTGTTAAGAGAGGTGCAGCTGGTATTTGgtcttgttcttcttgtaaGAAGACCGTTGCCGGTGGTGCTTATACTGTTTCTACAGCAGCTGCCGCTACCGTTAGATCTACCATCAGAAGATTAAGAGAAATGGTTGAAGCCTAGacttttttattcattttcttttggctCTCACTAGGTATATCTATTCCATAACGACTAtgttttgtatttttaaaatttacATAAAACCATATCAGTACATCAACGAActgtaaaaaaaacttcagCATAATTACTGCAGTATATTTAAACTCAATTAGAGGAGCACAAATAGTTGATCTTCGCTCCTGCTCCTGTCACGTGATTACTAATGATTTTTGACAGACGTTCGGCTTAATGGAAAAGAGGGGCGCCTTTCGATGGATCTGAGGGGAGACTATAGAATCATCTCGGTTGAATGgagcattttttttagtagCGCCCGCCCGGAGAAATGGACGCTAGCGAATGGGCCAGGAATGATTAACCGCCCACGTCAACTGGATACCACTTCGTACAACAGCACCAGCCTAGTCCCGGTAAACCGCAAACGGGCTTTATTTGTGACAAAGGGCTCAAATTTGATGGGTCGGTGTTAATGATTAGTCCTCATAGTCATAGTAAAGTGTGATGATGGAGGTAATGATGATATGCTGTAGCACTGCTCGAGGTGCCATCTTTTAGCCAATCCTTTGAGATTCCTGTCGCCACGGAGTTACCATCTTTTACAACCATAATGTCATAGTCGCATTCTGCATATATCCTatgtataaatatataGTTCAGTTGTCGcttgttcttgttttgTTAATTCCTTTGTTGTAGTCCTTCTTGTAGtccttcttgttcttggcGTTTccctcttcattttctgttCGTCTCATAGATATAGTGCTAAgcattttgaaatatattaTCAATTGGGCtattaaaagaaacttGGCATCTTCCCTATACTACAATCAAAAATACTTGACTCAGAAAAGAagtttatattctttttagcCATAAGATAACATaataaacaagaagaaagcaAGATgtctcaaaaaaagaaggcttCTCATCCGGCCATCAACCTGATGGCTGGTGGTACGGCAGGTTTGTTTGAAGCATTGTGTTGTCATCCTTTAGATACAATTAAGGTGAGAATGCAAATATACAGAAGGGTAGCCGGTATTGAACATGTTAAACCCCCAGGATTTATTAAAACTGGGCGTAccatttatcaaaaagaaggTTTCTTGGCTCTGTATAAAGGTCTAGGAGCTGTTGTCATCGGTATTATACCTAAAATGGCCATCCGTTTCTCGTCTTATGAATTCTATAGAACCTTATTGGTCAATAAGGAAACAGGAATCGTATCTACCGGTAATACTTTTGTTGCTGGTGTTGGAGCTGGTATCACCGAAGCTGTTCTTGTGGTCAACCCTATGGAAGTTGTAAAAATTAGGCTGCAAGCCCAGCATTTAACTCCGAGTGAACCAAATGTCGGTCCCAAATACAATAACGCCATCCATGCCGCCTACACTATtgtcaaagaagaaggtgtTTCTGCCTTATATAGAGGAGTTTCCTTAACCGCAGCAAGGCAAGCGACTAATCAGGGTGCCAATTTCACAGTTTATTCTAAACTGAAGGAGTTTTTGCAGAATTACCATCAAATGGATGTTCTACCTTCATGGGAAACTTCCTGCATAGGTTTGATTTCAGGTGCCATTGGGCCGTTTTCCAACGCTCCATTGGATACTATAAAGACAAGATTGCAGAAGGATAAGTCCACCTCATTGGAAAAACAGTCCgggatgaagaaaatcattACCATCGGTACTCAACTACTGAAAGAAGAGGGTTTTAGAGCATTGTACAAAGGTATTACCCCAAGAGTGATGAGAGTGGCTCCAGGTCAGGCTGTTACCTTTACCGTTTATGAATATGTAAGGGAacatttggaaaatttgggtatattcaagaagaatGACACACCAAAGCCAAAACCGTTAAAGTAGATGATCAACAATGAGattacaaaatgaaataaagaaaaataaaaataggATAGAAGATCAACCAACAATTTGCTTATTCTTCCTTACTAAATACTCAAAGTAAAGTAGCAACATAAGAAACAAGaccaaaacaaaacaaaacaaaacaaataaatcTATGTAATCATACTCATTCAATTTGATATTCATTCCTTTACCTTTTTGTCCTCATTCGAGGCTCCATAAGCGCGCTATTTTCCCTACTCCCTTTTTTCGTAAATAGTAATAATGTGCTGAAAAGAACAATGAATTATTTATCATACGTATCTCATCATTTCGATATGAGGGGaagtttctcttttctttcatccCTTGTCGTAACTTCCAATATATAAGAGCATAAACAATTGATTTTACGCTAGTAATTAACTTAACATATCTGTCtcgaagaaagaaaaaaattcagctTGCATCCCAAAAATATGGTCCCTAAATTTTACAAACTTTCGAATGGCTTTAAAATCCCAAGCATTGCTTTGGGCACCTACGATATTCCAAGATCGCAAACAGTTGAAATTGTGTATGAAGGTATCAAGTGCGGCTATCGTCATTTCGATACTGCTGTACTTTAtggtaatgaaaaagaagttggCGATGGTATCACCAAGTGGTTAAACGAAGATCCGGAAAACCATAAACGTGAAGAAATCTTCTATACCACTAAATTGTGGAATTCGCAAAACGGATATAAAAAAGCTAAAGCTGCCATTCAACAATGTTTGAACGAAGTTTCGAGCCTGAAATACATTgatcttcttttgattcATTCACCATTGGAAGGTCCTAAATTGAGGTTGGAGACTTGGCGGGCTATGCAAGAAGCAGTTGATGAAGGATTGGTTAAGTCTATAGGGGTTTCCAACTATGGAAAAAAACACATCGATGAACTTTTGAATTGGCCAGAACTGAAGTATAAGCCAGTAGTCAACCAAATCGAAATATCGCCCTGGATTATGAGACAAGAATTAGCAGATTATTGTAAATCTAAAGGTCTCGTCGTCGAAGCCTTTGCCCCATTGTGTCACGGCTACAAAATGACCAATCCAGACTTATTGAAAGTTTGCAAGGAGGTAGACCATAATCCAGGTCAAGTGCTAATCCGTTGGTCTTTACAACACGGTTATTTACCACTACCGAAGACTAAAACTGTGAAAAGATTAGAAGGTAACCTTGCAGCCTATGAATTTGAATTGTCAGACGAACAgatgaaaattcttgatCATCCTGATGCTTATGAGCCTACCGATTGGGAATGCACAGATGCGCCATAAATAGGAAAGTGAACTTTAAAATAACATATATGGACGTATAATTATTTTTCGTTTTATAAATGTTATCAAATCACACATATCTTTCTAGAGCTTTCGATTAGAATCAACTATGAGTGAAGCTggcaaaaaattaaaatggTAATCATCGGctcttttgaaatatttccCCCTCTATAGTTACCCGtttggaaattttcagaaaaattgCACACAGATGCGATGACGTCGATGTAAGGTTACTAATCCTATCACTGAAAAAATCACGATTGGTGCTGAAAGGTAAGCCCGATCAACTAAGGAATTTACTACACTATTTATagtttatcttttt encodes:
- the RPL43B gene encoding 60S ribosomal eL43 domain-containing protein (similar to YJR094W) — encoded protein: MTTSNQLLGKAKRTKKVGITGKYGVRYGSSLRRQVKKLEIQQHARYDCSFCGKKTVKRGAAGIWSCSSCKKTVAGGAYTVSTAAAATVRSTIRRLREMVEA
- the SFC1 gene encoding Sfc1p (Mitochondrial succinate-fumarate transporter~similar to YJR095W), translating into MSQKKKASHPAINLMAGGTAGLFEALCCHPLDTIKVRMQIYRRVAGIEHVKPPGFIKTGRTIYQKEGFLALYKGLGAVVIGIIPKMAIRFSSYEFYRTLLVNKETGIVSTGNTFVAGVGAGITEAVLVVNPMEVVKIRLQAQHLTPSEPNVGPKYNNAIHAAYTIVKEEGVSALYRGVSLTAARQATNQGANFTVYSKLKEFLQNYHQMDVLPSWETSCIGLISGAIGPFSNAPLDTIKTRLQKDKSTSLEKQSGMKKIITIGTQLLKEEGFRALYKGITPRVMRVAPGQAVTFTVYEYVREHLENLGIFKKNDTPKPKPLK
- a CDS encoding aldo-keto reductase superfamily protein (Xylose and arabinose reductase~similar to YJR096W), giving the protein MVPKFYKLSNGFKIPSIALGTYDIPRSQTVEIVYEGIKCGYRHFDTAVLYGNEKEVGDGITKWLNEDPENHKREEIFYTTKLWNSQNGYKKAKAAIQQCLNEVSSLKYIDLLLIHSPLEGPKLRLETWRAMQEAVDEGLVKSIGVSNYGKKHIDELLNWPELKYKPVVNQIEISPWIMRQELADYCKSKGLVVEAFAPLCHGYKMTNPDLLKVCKEVDHNPGQVLIRWSLQHGYLPLPKTKTVKRLEGNLAAYEFELSDEQMKILDHPDAYEPTDWECTDAP